Proteins co-encoded in one Montipora capricornis isolate CH-2021 chromosome 12, ASM3666992v2, whole genome shotgun sequence genomic window:
- the LOC138026040 gene encoding E3 ubiquitin-protein ligase rnf8-like, translating to MAYQACLRKTVPVCGRNDSVCPNSILLLPDKATTFGRVISAETDVRLLSKSTPLMISRRHATISVLAGKWTIVDHESLNGVFINGSRILPNVQHVIESGDKIAFGVGIDSNPPEFEYVFESAGRSRKRQAESISSTSKEGLVKCRRILAESGGFINVPTTADDSALQAAFGVAEEKIKKLKTSLEEKEKCHADVIRQLEKTEKEMQAKLLDQKATLENEKQELESALKTLFTEKLTEKEQCLNEQLRIQKESLIAEKEQVEAQLQEELNRKLEEKDKELEDLLTQQKNTLEQVIAQKEEQQNKLHTELENYKASQARLLDLEANERRMESSLQELRQIVESKNEELLKQQEETKRVEEETRKTVIEQMEDEFTCIICQDLFIDSTTLSCAHSFCEHCLQTWRQKKNSCPICRQVITGKPVRSLVLDNAIAKMVESMDEETKTRRQMVSRERQELKRAASQCRAPPGSIQGLPVVANDPGVHLPAGHAHHAASRVVQNTARHPRPREQPYSHGVQVQGARPAAVANQRNYHDRYENRYYDGHSGYSGYRNGGTGGSLERGYLQNNYIHGMPGTYYPGYGQCHLCGMRGHWAQGCPFQH from the exons ATGGCGTACCAAGCTTGCCTGAGGAAAACAGTCCCTGTCTGCGGTAGAAACGATTCAGTTTGCCCAAATAGCATTTTGTTATTGCCCGATAAAGCAACAACCTTTGGCAGAGTAATTTCCGCAGAGACGGATGTTCGGTTATTGTCGAAAAGCACTCCTTTGATGATTTCTCGTCGACACGCAACGATTTCAGTTTTGGCTGGTAAATGGACTATTGTTGATCATGAG AGTTTAAATGGAGTGTTCATCAACGGCAGCAGAATATTGCCTAATGTGCAGCATGTCATTGAGTCTGGCGACAAAATTGCTTTTGGGGTGGGAATAGACTCAAATCCACCAGAATTTGAATATGTGTTTGAATCTGCTGGAAGAAGCAGGAAAAGACAAGCAGAAAGTATATCGTCAACCAGCAAAGAGGGATTAGTTAAGTGCAGAAGGATTTTGGCTGAAAGTGGTGGCTTCATAAATGTGCCTACAACCGCTGATGATTCTGCTCTCCAGGCAGCCTTTGGTGTTGCAGAAGAAAAGATTAAGAAACTGAAGACTTCGttagaagagaaagagaaatgTCATGCAGATGTCATTAGGCAGTTGGAAAAGACAGAAAAGGAGATGCAAGCTAAGCTTCTTGATCAAAAGGCTACACTGGAAAATGAAAAGCAAGAGCTTGAAAGTGCCCTGAAAACTCTCTTTACAGAAAAATTGACTGAGAAAGAGCAATGTCTGAATGAGCAACTGAGAATCCAGAAAGAAAGCCTGATTGCTGAAAAGGAGCAAGTTGAGGCACAGCTTCAAGAGGAATTGAACAGAAAACTTGAGGAAAAAGATAAAGAGCTTGAAGACCTGTTGACTCAGCAGAAAAATACTTTGGAGCAAGTAATTGCCCAAAAGgaggaacaacaaaacaaattgcacaCAGAATTAGAAAATTATAAGGCCTCACAAGCTCGACTGTTAGACTTAGAGGCGAATGAAAGAAGGATGGAATCCTCTTTGCAGGAGCTGCGGCAAATTGTAGAGTCCAAGAATGAGGAACTTCTTAAGCAGCAAGAGGAAACAAAGAGAGTGGAAGAGGAGACTAGAAAAACAGTTATTGAGCAGATGGAAGATGAGTTTACGTGCATCATATGCCAAGACCTTTTCATTGATTCTACAACTTTATCATGTGCTCATTCTTTTTGTGAGCATTGCTTGCAAACCTGGCGTCAAAAGAAGAACAGCTGTCCCATTTGTCGCCAAGTGATCACGGGAAAGCCAGTCAGGTCTCTTGTTCTCGATAATGCCATTGCCAAAATGGTGGAGTCCATGGATGAAGAGACCAAGACAAGACGGCAAATGGTCAGCCGGGAAAGGCAAGAGTTGAAAAGAG CTGCATCTCAATGTAGAGCTCCTCCTGGTTCCATACAGGGCCTTCCTGTTGTTGCAAATGACCCAGGAGTGCATCTGCCTGCAGGCCACGCCCACCATGCGGCATCAAGGGTGGTACAAAACACAGCGCGCCATCCAAGACCAAGAGAACAACCATACTCTCATGGAGTGCAAGTACAAGGGGCACGCCCAGCTGCTGTGGCCAACCAGAGAAATTACCATGATAGATATGAAAACAGGTACTATGATGGCCATAGTGGTTATTCGGGATACCGCAATGGTGGTACAGGTGGAAGCCTTGAAAGGGGCTATCTTCAGAATAACTACATTCATGGCATGCCAGGAACCTATTATCCTGGATATGGCCAGTGCCACTTGTGTG GTATGAGAGGCCATTGGGCACAAGGATGTCCCTTCCAACATTAG